The Rosa rugosa chromosome 3, drRosRugo1.1, whole genome shotgun sequence sequence CTTTAACCACCTACTGTGTCTTTGACTAGCTTCTTGCTTTGTGTTAACTGCTGCTCTCTGTTACTGTTTAGTTCATAATCTTTTCTGTGGGTTCCTTATGTTCTAAGCATATTTAAATCCTCTATCAATTGCATATTCACAAAATCTTAGTTTCAGCCTCCTTTTTGTTGTCTTATCGAAGAGGATCCCACCACCATTCTTGGAGTTTATAAGGAATGACCTATCTGATGAAGCAACCTTGAACTCGAACACTTGTTCAGAGAGGTCTTGGAATGTTAGAGTACGTAAAACAAAAGGAGGTGTGTATTTCAAGGATGGGTGGCAGGGGTTCTTAAAAGATAACTCTGTGGAAGATGGTGACTTTTTGGTATTCGAGTATGAAGGAAACATGCATTTCAGCGTACAGATTTTTGACAACAGTTGTTGTGAGAGAGACTCTTTTCCTGAAATTGAAACACACACAAAATCCACCTTTGCTGAGTGTAAGAAAGGGCATCCTGGTAGACCGAGGAAATCAGATATCGGTTGTTCTAAGCGTCCCCTCGCATTGAACTCTAGAAAAGACAATTCAGGTAAGTGGACTACAGTTAGATGTTGCTAACTTGCTATATACAGATACTGGATGGAACTCGCATAACAATGTCTAATATGCTTTTTTTATTTGTATGGGAAGTTGCAGATAACATAGCTAAGAAAAGGCTTCCTGGTAGACCAAGAAAATCCCATATCCGTCGTTATAAGCGCCCCTGCCCATCAAACTCTGGCGAAGACAATTCAGGTAGCCGACTGGGGTTATATATACAGATTAATACTGGATGGACATCAAATAACAATGTCTGATGACTCTGATCTGCTATGTTTGGTTCTGTATGTGAAGTACCAGATGACATAGTTGAGGAATCTGCAAAATCTTTCAAGTCCAACTATCCTCATGTCACAAAAACCATTAAAGAGACTTTTTGTGTGGTAAATTCCTTTGACTTTGTTTTCATTCCGTTTAGTTAGAATTGAGGCCATCATAACTTTTTTGTGACTGAGGCCTAATAGGGTTAATTCAACTAATTCAATCTCCATTATAACCGAAACACATACTAGACCTATTTGATGTCACTTATCAAATCGTCTCTATAAATCTTCTTATTATgagattttttttccctaatttGATTGATCGGTGTTGCTTAACCATTTGAGCTTAGTTCCCTCTCTCTGTGACTCATGCATGCAGTACTCATTCCCCACATCCTTCTATAGGGAGCATCTCTCTGGGGGCAACTATGAAGTTGTTTTCCTGAAAATTGCAAGGGGGGAAAGATGGTACCAAGTGAAGCTTGTACGATCCCTAAGAACGGCATACTTGTCCAAAGGGTGGTCTGAGTTTGCATGTGCTAACCAAATCAAGGTCGGAAATATTTGCGTATTCGAAGTTGTGGAAGAAAACAAATTGGTGGTTCACGTAGTCCAGCAGTAATCAATATGAAATTGTTAAGAATATCTTAAGCTTTTCAAACAATTTAGACTTGCCTTGCTTTGCTTGTGGCGTGGCTCTTATTAAATTGTCTGTTGTATTGGATTGCCTTGCACTTTCCTTTAGTATTATGTCGGATTTCTGAGAAGTTGGATATTGGTGCATGATTTATGCTTTGATATTTCACtgatgtttgtattttttttttttttttaaggaaatcaACCTCTCCTCTTCATCTCTTTCTCTAGACAAAAACATAGTCACAATTAACAATGCTTAAGTAACCATTAGATAATGCTATAGAAATACATTGTCAAACGACAGACAACACTTCAGCAACAGGCGCTTCTGAGCAAGATTTCTAGCACCAGAACTATAGGATTGCCATGATGGTTAAGTATAACATCTTCATGTGAAGCTTTTTTTGCTTTCAGCTGCTTGATATCATGACTCAGCATGCTTTGGAATTGCTTTCCATTTGATTTGGAACTCATTTAACTCATGAGTCATGATCATGTGTAAACACATTTGAAGTAGTGAATCAGATGAACTAATAGCTAGAGAATTAGAGATTATGTGCGAGGAAGAGAACAAAACTGAGGAATCAACCACCTtaccatgcatatatatagatCAAACAGCGCGATAAAATTATTTGTGATTTTTCTCCAGGAAAGTATAATGTTGTTTTCTTGAAAATTTTGAAGGGAAAACATGGTATGTAGTAATCATGTGTAAATTAAGGGTGGTGTGCTTTATGCAAATTGCTTGCTGAACAAGTGAAGTTTGAGCTTCACATTTAAACCAAGTAATCACATGAGGAACTGAGGAAGGAAATTAAACTATCATACTGTACTTGGATTGTTTCTGTTTTACTCAGCATGGAAATTGACAAATTAAGGGGTGGATTCTAGATGTCAGATATTAATCAAAAAATTGTTTGTAATGCCTGCCTTCTGTGGTGTCAATTAGAAAttggccaagaaaaaaaaaaacaaaaaactcagAATACATTATGCTCAAGACAATGGCAGGCCTTGTGAAGTTGTAATTAGCAGGCCTTGTAAAGTTGTAATTAGGAATAACCTTGGGTTGTGTTACTATTCTAAATTTCTATAGGTGAATCAAAATGTGCTAAAACGCACAAAATGTTTTTGGTGTCCATTGGTGGCAATTATGGATTTATGGGTTTagataaaaaattaatttaaaaaattaaaaaaacttatttATCCATATCAATATTTGTTGggtggaattttttttttttttttggtcgattGGGTAAACTAGACACACCAAGTTTTTGTTCTATGCATTGTTGTACTGCTTACCCATTACTCTACTGTACTGCTCAATGCATTATTAGCTAGCATAGGTCACAAATTAATCAGAACCGTTTGACTGGGCTGGACTGCACTCGGGATGCCCAAAGTCTGTGGCTTTGTTTCTTGTATATTGTTTCTCAGTTCACATGCTCCTACAGTCCTAAGTACTGCCTTGACTGCTGAAAAAGTCTGGGTCTTGCGTACTGCTTTAGACTTCTCAGCTTTATTCAGTTTGGCATGTGAACCTTTCATATTCTATTATTCTATATTTCCTGCTTTGTATTACTCTTTCTAGCGAGAGCCTATATAAATTGGGTACCCCCGGCCTCTTTCCTTCATTCCTATCCATCTTCGTTTGCTACTCCAATTTGAGACCAGTTGGAAATGGAGAGAAGAACATCCAACAAGAAGGGTGTCTTGCCATTTTTTGTGATGTTCTTCTCACCATTTTCCAATTGTTCAAGATTGGTATATATAAATCTACCATAATTGAAATCCAACCTTGAAGCCCTACCATTATGTCTGTCTTGCATTCTGAGTTTTcagtcttcttttctttcttggtttttcttgcTGATATCTGAGAGAGCTTACTACCCAAGGGTATCTTACTAGACATGGACTGCTTGGTCTGAACCAGAGCGTTGGAGTTGATTCGTTGAAAAGGGTGGTTCGTATTTGAGCTTCTCATCAAAAAGGAAACATTTCCGGTTGTTAAGTACCAGATGCTTGTTTGTTTCTCTTTCCTCCCTGTATTGCCATACTTCTCCTTCTAGAGGCTTAAATTACCATACTaacagctttttttttttttttttttttatcttttaaggAAAAGCAGTTAATAGTTTGGTAATTGATGTTGTGGCAAGTTTGTGGAAGAAATGTGAAGATTGAATTAGCTTCCTGGTGCTAGTTAAATTCGTTGTTACTGTTCCAGTCATGTGAATGAAGTTTGTCCATTACtttcacaaaagaaaaaggTTAGGAGTGTAGGAATTGACTGTGGATTTTATGAGACAATTTGGATTCAAAGGGACCAAACAAAATATGGGTTTAGGCGTTTAGCAACATATCAAAGAATTGTATTTAACCTCTTTTAAGATGTTTCAATCAAGACAAAATCTAATCTTCTGGCCAATTTCTGTTCTTTTAACAATGAGTACAATCTTGTATAAAGAAATGGTAACATGCATGTCCAAAACAAAACAGAGAACAGCATTGCGGTTCAGGTATATGGTCTGAGGTTGCACATAAAGATAAGAATCAACAGAGAATAGCATATCACTGGTAAAAAACTTAAAATTcatcataaatcataatcatCCTGCGAATTAATCACCAAACAAAACTAAATAACATGGATATAAAAATCAACCAAAACTGTTCCTAATAAGTCTCTGCCTTGACCTCTATTTATTGTTTCCTTCTTTCTATCTTACTGATTTGTGGAGTCAGCTGCTAAAGTAGGGCAAGGTTCGATATCAAGAGTTCTCCCAGCTGTAATCTCGCCCCAAGCAATAAGACACCGGGGCTTATGCTGCTCTACTCTTTGACCTGATCGCCACTTTGTCACCTATGTTGGTGCAAACTGGAGATGTGATGAATCGCAACTTCACCACATTATCCCTTACAGCAACATCCTTTGCTTCTGTAGCCTTGGATCCAATATTTAACATCACAATGTTATTCTTGCTTAACTTTGATACCCCCTTCTTCTCTGCTGATCCCTTAGTCATATGGTAATGCACCTCAAGTTGTGCATATCAGGGAGTGAGCCAACATCACCAACAACTTGACTCAACAATTTATCGCCGCGAGTCAAAGCAGGATCCAAGTTGTGCCAACCCCAATCAGACCTCCTGGCACAGCAAACTGCGACTCATTTTCCTCAGCAAACAAGGAAACTATTCTAGAATACAATGGCGTGCACCTCATGAAATTTCCTCTCTCGTCTTTGACAACAAGACCAGGACGAACCTCGACCAATTGGTTCAGTTTCAAAGCACCCCTAAGAAGGGTTCCACCAGCCACAGCACCTTTTATGTCATCAATCCCCAACCCAGGTTTATTGACATCAAACGAACGTATGATCCTCATATAAGGAGGCAAAACAAAGTCCCTTTCCGGATGGGGATGTTCTTGACAATGTACTCGTTCACTACATCCATATTATACTTCAGCTGAGCAACAATAGGCACAATTGTTGCATCTTCAGCCACCGTGCCACGAAACCACTCCTTCATCTCCTTTCACTGCTCGATTGCCTTCTCTCGGAGTCTCGGACAAGGTCAATTTTGTTTTGAAGCACAATGTTGTGTTTAAGAGACATGATTTCAACAGCTTCCAGATGCTGTTCGTCAGCAGCTACGACAAGTAACGCTCCATCCATAATGGACACACCATTAAGCATAGTAGCCATTAGTGCTTCGTGACGTACTGGGGCAATCTACAAAGGACACGTCTCTCCAGCCTCATCTGACTCCCACACCCTTCACAGAGAGGACTGTCTTCTTTTCCACTACCATAAGACTTGTAGCAGTCAGGCCGGGGGCAGCTACCACACTCAAATTTTGGCATTAGCATATCCTGTTTTTATAGTTATGTTGCGCTCCAGCTCCTGTTTGAAACGAACTGTCTGAACCCCCGAAATTGCCTTGACCACCGTTGACTTACCATGAGCCACATGACCTATTGTGCCAATGTTGATCGTGGCCTGACAAGATATAACTTCCAGCGAGAGGGGATCTAAATGAGTTAGATCCAGTTTGCTCAGATCCTGATTCCTGAGCCATCAAACCcttattattattctttttcatCTTCGACATTGTTGTGGCGAGATCTTCCATGAAACCTTTATTATTGTTCTTAGACATTGTTGTGACAAGGTCTTCCTtagtattcttcttcttcgaaaTTGCGGTGACAAGTGTTGTGACAAGGTCTTGTTTGATCTTCTAGGTAACGTAATGAAAGCCATGGAGAGCTATGGGTAAAAGGGTTATACGAGCTTCATCTTTTGTGATCGTGTGCTCTGATTTTGTAGGATGGTTTGTATTTTTCATTCAAGTATGACGATGTTTATATATAGCCAACCAAAATCTAAATAGAATCTAATTAGGAACCCTTAATAccttgtgcaacaagaaaaaatCCAATTCTTTAATTCTAATTACGAATCCTGAAAAACTACTTTTTGCATCTGTTTTTATTGCTCCTAAACTTCCATCTCCCTCAGCTTTCTTTAATTACTGGTACTTTTTGCAACAGAGAATTTATTTCTACTTGTACTAGTGCTTATGGTATAAATGTATATTTTGTGACCAATTCTAACGAGAATGTGCTATCCCTAAGTTGGGATTACATGTTTAAAAATCATCCAAAAGGCTTGTTTTGTGATATCCATTCACGAGACTCCGGTTATTTAATTGCATTTCCATTAATGAGTTTGAGTTCTTTAATGTAATAGAAGATATGCTCAGATAGTTCCCCAAAATAAAAAGATATGCTCAGATATGTACATATGATATGCTGACAAACATAAACCAGCTGAACTGATGGATCAGTCCTTAGTAATTTCTGGGCAGTACTTATTGCAGTGCCGGCTGTTAGAGATCTATGCTATTGTCCATTGGGTGATACAAAAGCATGTCCTCAGTCTTTAAATGCTTTCTGATGAGTAGAACCATGTGCCTTTCTTTAGTCTCCAATAACTCAACAAGTTCTTATTCTGAGAGGTTGTGTAGTAACTAGCATATTCAAGTCCATATTCAGAGTGAAGAGAAACCTTGAGTCTCAGAGAGTATCCAAGAATGGCGAGAACAACATTCAACAATGGTGGTATGGAGGAAAAAAAGGGCCCTACGTTCTTCAAGATCATAAAAACCGGTTTCAACACTGAGGATTTGGTAATTTCAACCCCTACTACCATGCCCATGTCTTTAATTTTGTTCATTATTCTCAAATATTGATTTTTCTCTGCAACTGAGGTTTTTACCTGATTATATGTCCTTGTATGTGCCTTTATAGGTTCTAGATAACACTATCACATTCAAAATAAGCTTAAAATGGATGTTCTCTTCTTTAGCCTGCAATcataacttcttctttttttttttttcatttttgatgCTGTTGTAATAAGAAATCTGACCGTCCTTGCCATTTGATTTCTAAAACCATTGTAATTACAAATTATGCTTAAATACTAAGAAATCTGAGGTAAAAATAGTAGCAGCTAAGAAACATATGGGGACTCATAATATTTCTGTGTTGGTTTTACTTACACTGAAAACTCAGTTCTTTTTTGGGCCATGGTAATGAAACTCACTTTGCATACCAATAGTTATAAAATGTTTTAACTAATTCTTTCTTGTGAACTACTTGGATATTTACAACTTTGCAATACCTTTGAAAGGGGATAGTGGAAAAGGACTAAAGTTCTAACAGATCTTGTAGGGTTCTTTATAATGATGTAATTCATAGAGCGATGGGGTTTAACTAAATTAACTTCCATATCAGTCTGTATAGGCTTAAGTGAATCTAAGTAATTCAATTAATTTATAATCTCATTTGCTGGATAATTTATTTTCCTATTGTTAAGGTTGAACATGTGCCTCTTGTGTAAGTTAATACTGTATTGTGAGTTTGTGAAGGCCTAATGAACATTTTGTATTCATGTATGGTCATTTTGCTATTTGCTAATGCACATCCTCCAATTGCATAATCTGAAATTTTagtttctctttcctttttattgtttttgaagAGAATCCCACCCAAATTCCGGAGACACCTGTTGAATGAACTCTCCGACAGGGCTACTTTGAATTTAATGGATTCTTCAAATAGTTCATGGACTGTTGATGTGAGCCAAACAGAAGGGGAGATATATTTCAAGAATGGATGGCAGAAGTTTGTAAGAGATAACTCCTTAGGTAACTTTGAATTCTTAGTATTTAGGTATGAGAGCGATATGCAATTTAGCATTGAGATCTTTGAGAGAAATGCGAGTAAGAGGATCACGTTTCCAAATGTCAGAACACACAGACAAGGTGAAAGTTCAGGTTTTGATTAGAATGTTTATACATACATATTACTGGAAACAACCTTAGTCTCTTATAATATTTCATTTATGTATGGAAGCTGCAGGTATACACACTCAAAGTTGTCAATCCAACAAACTCAAAGAGGttaaagaagaggaggaagattACCAAgataacaaagaagaagaagctgccACATTGCACAATTTAGAAGGCCCTGCGTTTACAAGCATTGTTGGACAAAACTTGTATAATTTGGTAAGCAAGCCAACCTTATACTTTCTTTTCAACTTTCCTTAGTATTCAAGCTGCAAACAAATTAACTGGCAACAAGTGGTCTACTTAGTTTACACATTACACATGTCGCATAATCTAGACACAGTTATCTCTCCCTATTCAATGCCATCAATTTAATCATACATATTTATCCAGATATATTTTATATTCTTTGTGAACTTCTTGCTCtagttgtttttgtttatagttTTAGCTTCAAAATCATGCAGGCAGTTCCTACAGACTTTTCTATGAAGTACTTTCCTCTGGGATACTACACCATTGTCCTGAAAAATTCAGAGGCAAGAGAATGGGAAGTAAGCGTTGTGCCTAATGGGAAGGATGCTTCCTGTAATACGGTTAAACTTTCTGCAGGATGGGCTGCTTTTAGACGTGACAACCAAATCAACTCCGGAGATACTTGCACATTTGAGCTTGTGGAAAGCAAAACAATGTTGGTTCACATTGATCCTAAGTGATCAGTGTGTCAATTCACTGTTTTCTTGCTGATTAGACAAACCTAGTATTTAGTTAGTGGCTTGAATAACTACTTCTCATACTGTATTCAACTGGTTTGCAATTTCAGTATGATATATACGATTAAGATGTTTTTAAAATACTATATATCTAATTGCTTCTCTATTGTTGTAAACttttatggctatatcatgtaaattgttgtatattagaagatgcttttctctttcctagttttaggggatccatgttttaaggaggactttaagggtccttgttttatggaggactttaggctataTGTTCCTTGTCTTCCACTacatatgtagtccatttctcatacatggaagaagatgaaaaacagaaaatactacacttatttATCTGCatcgaaactctctctctctcaagttcttagaagcaaagctctctccattttctgaaacactttctatgttccttttacaacacgttatcagcacgaatagctctaGCATTCGGATTGCAGATTTCCaagaagaggtgaataactcttggggttgcagagaagaggcggttcatcattcaatcaacgtCAATCTACcaagctctacaaccaagtaggtttttccaaacaaaaaccgattttgctgtttcattttaacttctgttctctgtgttccagtatttatttgaaatagtaaatcaacttcaaaactcaccaaattttgtatgctggaaCCCTTATGTGTTTAgtgcatctctgtaaattttcgtatttttctgggtagttttgcttaatgtttcagttcgtctttcgactgttgttcagtagaagctgcaatcatgtttttgtgatttttgttgaagcattatggacttaattttttggttacacaaatttgaattatgccatcataattccttatgctagaagcattatgggctaaattattACGCGATTATTATATAAACGTTATGCCAGAAGTATTTGCTCAATTTATTACCTATAcgaaatgccagaagcattaatgggatttgaacccatttCCTTAGGTACATAACCCCTGCATTAATTTGTTTCCGTTATGATgtaataacatatattgaatttggttatgttataattgtgaatattaaatgtggttgagtcagaagctcaaatcaagcccaaagCCACAATAACAAACCCGAGCCAGAAGCTCAGGCCCAAGCTACAAGACCATAACAGAAGCTCGCCATGTGTTGCCATGACAAAGACCagtttgagcccagcaggcctacTCTCCCTCTgcaggacctagcagcccagcaggcctcacacactCTTTGACTAGTGCATGAAAGCTTGGGTCACGAGCTCGCAGCTAAACCCTGTAGAGTTTATTATCAAGCCCACTCtttctttggtccagcagaaccaaataaaaggaaaaatgatttgattctactgagatttgaacccagacaACCTGCATGTCATTATGGCTATTGTAAATAAATTCACCATAtttcatatgtgtaattaattgccagaagcatttattcacataattgtgtgataattaatatgttatattactagcatgcaattaatatctcaattgatttgtgatttccatttattcaatttgtgagatattatttcaatttgctctattcaatattattgtgttacttgtctaaatttcgcactagaatatatgtgtagaaaatgcaggtacctaatgaactagaagttctaaatgaaccagtagttcattcACATATCGAacatgtagtttcgataatgccatttaagaaacttgaagtttccttcataaattcaccacacatgataaaaccagtagattttacatgtttaatccgattttccataccatgttatagaacctgaaattcctattagttgcttatggacgatactacccaaagcactaagattatttgttcctttcctgtaagaaatgccaaatctcaacaaacttgactttaTTGCTTTGGAGGTTTCCAGAAGACACTATCTAAAGTGGACTCAAGATGtgataattcatc is a genomic window containing:
- the LOC133737030 gene encoding putative B3 domain-containing protein Os03g0621600 isoform X7, which translates into the protein MVSKKSGLHFSRLLFQATPLNICLLFVVLSKRIPPPFLEFIRNDLSDEATLNSNTCSERSWNVRVRKTKGGVYFKDGWQGFLKDNSVEDGDFLVFEYEGNMHFSVQIFDNSCCERDSFPEIETHTKSTFAECKKGHPGRPRKSDIGCSKRPLALNSRKDNSVADNIAKKRLPGRPRKSHIRRYKRPCPSNSGEDNSDDIVEESAKSFKSNYPHVTKTIKETFCVGASLWGQL
- the LOC133737030 gene encoding B3 domain-containing protein Os01g0723500-like isoform X4 — protein: MVRPKNGIKEKRPSFFKVIIPGYSTQHLRIPPPFLEFIRNDLSDEATLNSNTCSERSWNVRVRKTKGGVYFKDGWQGFLKDNSVEDGDFLVFEYEGNMHFSVQIFDNSCCERDSFPEIETHTKSTFAECKKGHPGRPRKSDIGCSKRPLALNSRKDNSVADNIAKKRLPGRPRKSHIRRYKRPCPSNSGEDNSVPDDIVEESAKSFKSNYPHVTKTIKETFCVYSFPTSFYREHLSGGNYEVVFLKIARGERWYQVKLVRSLRTAYLSKGWSEFACANQIKVGNICVFEVVEENKLVVHVVQQ
- the LOC133737030 gene encoding B3 domain-containing protein Os01g0723500-like isoform X3, with translation MVSKKSGLHFSRLLFQATPLNICLLFVVLSKRIPPPFLEFIRNDLSDEATLNSNTCSERSWNVRVRKTKGGVYFKDGWQGFLKDNSVEDGDFLVFEYEGNMHFSVQIFDNSCCERDSFPEIETHTKSTFAECKKGHPGRPRKSDIGCSKRPLALNSRKDNSVADNIAKKRLPGRPRKSHIRRYKRPCPSNSGEDNSDDIVEESAKSFKSNYPHVTKTIKETFCVYSFPTSFYREHLSGGNYEVVFLKIARGERWYQVKLVRSLRTAYLSKGWSEFACANQIKVGNICVFEVVEENKLVVHVVQQ
- the LOC133739133 gene encoding B3 domain-containing protein Os01g0723500-like isoform X1, whose amino-acid sequence is MARTTFNNGGMEEKKGPTFFKIIKTGFNTEDLRIPPKFRRHLLNELSDRATLNLMDSSNSSWTVDVSQTEGEIYFKNGWQKFVRDNSLGNFEFLVFRYESDMQFSIEIFERNASKRITFPNVRTHRQAAGIHTQSCQSNKLKEVKEEEEDYQDNKEEEAATLHNLEGPAFTSIVGQNLYNLAVPTDFSMKYFPLGYYTIVLKNSEAREWEVSVVPNGKDASCNTVKLSAGWAAFRRDNQINSGDTCTFELVESKTMLVHIDPK
- the LOC133737030 gene encoding B3 domain-containing protein Os01g0723500-like isoform X1, with the translated sequence MVSKKSGLHFSRLLFQATPLNICLLFVVLSKRIPPPFLEFIRNDLSDEATLNSNTCSERSWNVRVRKTKGGVYFKDGWQGFLKDNSVEDGDFLVFEYEGNMHFSVQIFDNSCCERDSFPEIETHTKSTFAECKKGHPGRPRKSDIGCSKRPLALNSRKDNSVADNIAKKRLPGRPRKSHIRRYKRPCPSNSGEDNSVPDDIVEESAKSFKSNYPHVTKTIKETFCVYSFPTSFYREHLSGGNYEVVFLKIARGERWYQVKLVRSLRTAYLSKGWSEFACANQIKVGNICVFEVVEENKLVVHVVQQ
- the LOC133737030 gene encoding B3 domain-containing protein Os01g0723500-like isoform X5; this encodes MVSKKSGLHFSRLLFQATPLNICLLFVVLSKRIPPPFLEFIRNDLSDEATLNSNTCSERSWNVRVRKTKGGVYFKDGWQGFLKDNSVEDGDFLVFEYEGNMHFSVQIFDNSCCERDSFPEIETHTKSTFAECKKGHPGRPRKSDIGCSKRPLALNSRKDNSDNIAKKRLPGRPRKSHIRRYKRPCPSNSGEDNSDDIVEESAKSFKSNYPHVTKTIKETFCVYSFPTSFYREHLSGGNYEVVFLKIARGERWYQVKLVRSLRTAYLSKGWSEFACANQIKVGNICVFEVVEENKLVVHVVQQ
- the LOC133739133 gene encoding B3 domain-containing protein Os01g0723500-like isoform X2, translating into MARTTFNNGGMEEKKGPTFFKIIKTGFNTEDLRIPPKFRRHLLNELSDRATLNLMDSSNSSWTVDVSQTEGEIYFKNGWQKFVRDNSLGNFEFLVFRYESDMQFSIEIFERNASKRITFPNVRTHRQGIHTQSCQSNKLKEVKEEEEDYQDNKEEEAATLHNLEGPAFTSIVGQNLYNLAVPTDFSMKYFPLGYYTIVLKNSEAREWEVSVVPNGKDASCNTVKLSAGWAAFRRDNQINSGDTCTFELVESKTMLVHIDPK
- the LOC133737030 gene encoding putative B3 domain-containing protein Os03g0621600 isoform X6, which translates into the protein MVSKKSGLHFSRLLFQATPLNICLLFVVLSKRIPPPFLEFIRNDLSDEATLNSNTCSERSWNVRVRKTKGGVYFKDGWQGFLKDNSVEDGDFLVFEYEGNMHFSVQIFDNSCCERDSFPEIETHTKSTFAECKKGHPGRPRKSDIGCSKRPLALNSRKDNSVADNIAKKRLPGRPRKSHIRRYKRPCPSNSGEDNSVPDDIVEESAKSFKSNYPHVTKTIKETFCVGASLWGQL
- the LOC133737030 gene encoding B3 domain-containing transcription factor VRN1-like isoform X2, with product MVSKKSGLHFSRLLFQATPLNICLLFVVLSKRIPPPFLEFIRNDLSDEATLNSNTCSERSWNVRVRKTKGGVYFKDGWQGFLKDNSVEDGDFLVFEYEGNMHFSVQIFDNSCCERDSFPEIETHTKSTFAECKKGHPGRPRKSDIGCSKRPLALNSRKDNSDNIAKKRLPGRPRKSHIRRYKRPCPSNSGEDNSVPDDIVEESAKSFKSNYPHVTKTIKETFCVYSFPTSFYREHLSGGNYEVVFLKIARGERWYQVKLVRSLRTAYLSKGWSEFACANQIKVGNICVFEVVEENKLVVHVVQQ